In Columba livia isolate bColLiv1 breed racing homer chromosome Z, bColLiv1.pat.W.v2, whole genome shotgun sequence, one DNA window encodes the following:
- the LOC135577418 gene encoding basic salivary proline-rich protein 4-like: MEFARLNWPMFSQTPKLRSGHKHKAEPRTEKPPPPRGRRQIYPPLPAETQRRRPAAHSQRGRRCGAAVPPKGLRRDRPRERQAVTRGALQAAPEAACAHAAAGSALPSAHHNARHLAPGTGLPRAGAGRRQPFPARGEHPLALPASASHAGQATGPRAARGDAGKPSRLPPKAGEASAARNCPQPPEGLLRAATETATSRSAPYARSANPVPSPSLWESTGAPGRGGGGSLGMRPHDRGGAGLSHRCVMQPRREGHDSGSAGPSKARPGLRPSPHRPTRACAQRPLLAGPSYVSLRAARTCAHRRPRRVQEKKGSNRQRADPPPLIGDWPRRLPLARACRLSIGRGRCPSGQRGGPRSAPPRPP; the protein is encoded by the exons ATGGAGTTCGCGCGATTAAACTGGCCGATGTTTTCACAAACACCGAAACTACGAAGCGGCCacaaacacaag GCGGAGCCGCGAACGGAAAAGCCGCCACCACCACGCGGTCGCAGACAGATTTACCCCCCTCTGCCCGCGGAGACACAAAGGAGGCGCCCGGCGGCCCACAGCCAGCGCGGCCGGCGGTGCGGGGCAGCCGTGCCGCCAAAGGGACTCCGCCGCGACCGCCCCAGAGAGCGGCAGGCCGTGACGCGGGGCGCTCTCCAGGCGGCCCCGGAAGCCGCCTGCGCACACGCCGCGGCCGGGAGCGCCCTGCCCTCCGCCCACCACAATGCCCGACATCTCGCCCCGGGCACAGGGTTACCAAGGGCAGGCGCAGGAAGGCGGCAGCCGTTTCCCGCCCGTGGAGAGCACCCGCTAGCGCTACCGGCCTCAGCGAGCCATGCTGGCCAGGCTACAGGCCCCAGGGCCGCCCGCGGGGACGCTGGGAAACCTTCTCGTCTTCCCCCCAAGGCGGGAGAGGCCTCTGCGGCCCGCAACTGCCCGCAGCCGCCTGAGGGGCTACTCCGAGCAGCAACTGAGACAGCAACATCCCGCTCTGCCCCTTATGCACGCAGCGCTAACCCCGTTCCATCGCCCTCCCTGTGGGAGTCCACGGGAGCCCCGGGGCGCGGCGGTGGAGGGTCCCTGGGTATGAGACCCCACGACAGAGGTGGCGCGGGACTCTCGCACCGCTGTGTCATGCAGCCGCGCCGAGAGGGGCACGATAGCGGCTCTGCTGGTCCCAGCAAGGCCCGGCCCGGCCTGCGCCCGTCCCCCCACCGCCCAACTCGAGCGTGCGCGCAGCGCCCCCTCCTCGCCGGCCCCAGCTACGTCTCGCTGCGGGCTGCGCGTACCTGCGcccaccgccggccccgccgcgtaCAGGAGAAAAAGGGGAGCAACCGCCAACGCGCAGATCCACCACCGCTAATAGGCGATTGGCCCCGTCGCCTCCCCCTTGCGCGGGCCTGCCGCCTCTCCATTGGGCGAGGCCGCTGCCCGTCAGGGCAAAGGGGCGGCCCCCGCTCCGCTCCACCCCGCCCTCCGTGA